The Fodinibius salicampi DNA window TTCTTTTCTTGAAGAAATTCATTTCATTTTTTTATAAAGTTATCCAGATTATATTTTATTTCAGTCCTCAAATAGTAATATCTATACAAAAACTGTAGCAATTTTGAATTTTCCGCAGCCAATCTCCTATAAATATAATCTATTATTAAAGTAGTATTATTGCAACTGCTACTAACAATAACGAAAAATGGAAGTGTTAGTTACAGTAGAATCTCAATTTGATATCTTTTTACAACTTGGAAGGATTATCAAAAGGAACGTCAAGTAGCCGTCCTTACTATTTCTTCTAACTCTTCTTGATAGAGCTATACAAAAGCTTCGCTGTGGATCACACAGTATTAATTCAAATTTATTTTACAGATCATTCTATCTGGAGAATAAAGGTAGCAACAGAAAAAACACTCTCATATTAGTCTACTACAGTATTATCTACTATGCCTTTTTTAAGGTCATACTTTGTACCATATTCCGTTTCGTCCACAATGGTTTTGGGATCATTATTTTCATCCACAATAACCACTTTGGGTTTAAACTCCTCCGCTTCTTTTGGGGTCATTTCGGCGTAGGAAATAATAATAACCCGATCACCAACCTGTGTTTTACGGGCTGCTGCTCCATTTAAACAACAGGTTCTCGAACCAGCCTCTCCAGGAATAGTATAGGTTTCTAAACGCGCACCGTTGGTAATATTAACGACCTGAACCTTTTCATAGGGAAGAATACCTGCCTCGTCAAGCAGCTCCTTATCTATAGTTATACTTCCCTCGTAATGAAGATTGGCTTCGGTAACCTTCATCTGATGCAATTTCGATTTGAACATCGTCACTTTCATAGCTGCTACTATCTTTCAACAATCACATTATCAATTAAACGGGTTTCCCCAAGATAAACGGCCCCGGCCAATATATATTTGCCGCCAGATTCTACTTTCTCAACCGGTTTCATTCTATCAAAGGAATAAAGATTAAGATAATCAATTTTAAACCCTTTTGCTTGCAGTTCGCTTTTCTGATGATCCAGCAGAAGTTTAATGTTTTGGGCACCTTCGGATATCTGACGTTCAATATAGCTCAGACAACGATAAAGCCCGGGTGCCAGCTTACGGTGTTCATCACTCAAATAGGCATTACGGCTGCTCAGCGCCAAACCGTCATTGGCCCGTTTAATAGGTCCCATTACCAGTTCTACATCATGATTAAACTCATGGACCATCTCCTGCAGAATCCGAAACTGCTGGATATCCTTCTGTCCAAAAACCGCTATATCCGGTCTTATAATATTGAACAACTTATTTACCACCAGCAGGATTCCCTCAAAAAAACCAGGACGCGATCCCCCATCCATGTATGTATTAAGCTCATCCACTTCGATGCGCAAGAATTGCTCCC harbors:
- the panD gene encoding aspartate 1-decarboxylase is translated as MKVTMFKSKLHQMKVTEANLHYEGSITIDKELLDEAGILPYEKVQVVNITNGARLETYTIPGEAGSRTCCLNGAAARKTQVGDRVIIISYAEMTPKEAEEFKPKVVIVDENNDPKTIVDETEYGTKYDLKKGIVDNTVVD
- the panC gene encoding pantoate--beta-alanine ligase; amino-acid sequence: MEAQRTVAEIREKVRSLKKEGHTIGFVPTMGALHEGHFSLFRLAQQHADRVIVSIYVNPEQFAPDEDFEEYPRQLEEDVARCEKEGVAAVFAPTDEMMYPGEQFLRIEVDELNTYMDGGSRPGFFEGILLVVNKLFNIIRPDIAVFGQKDIQQFRILQEMVHEFNHDVELVMGPIKRANDGLALSSRNAYLSDEHRKLAPGLYRCLSYIERQISEGAQNIKLLLDHQKSELQAKGFKIDYLNLYSFDRMKPVEKVESGGKYILAGAVYLGETRLIDNVIVER